From Chthonomonas sp., the proteins below share one genomic window:
- a CDS encoding chorismate-binding protein, translating into MRAWLRNDLEGGWLDFSRGSVLVAHSLGEVMPLLEQVEVHVAEGGFAAGFLSYEAAPAFDKSLVARRGTGPLAWFVLVTEPTRFVPPILASTPLDLAATWSSSEYEARYQAVQNHLAHGDCYQINLTFSLTGQGDGRGFWPSCRDARFGAWLEDGDWRILSASPECFLEWREDVIWSEPMKGTRPAGSPDSLADSEKDRAENLMIVDMIRNDLGRIARRGSVRVPELFRVEDHPTVRQMTSRVVAETDAPLSERLASLFPCASITGAPKVKATEIIANLETTPRGVYTGAIGWVGPGVGQFSVAIRTLVQRGDQITYGIGSGVVSDSTAEAEYAECRLKAEILRRNVPYPGKLLETMRLADGLIPRLDAHLARLAASHFALFGQELSTEELRQELEQQTGSGRLRLTLAPGEEPQLELSTLPTNRGEIKLQRASHPIYSEDLAVQHKTTNRAVYEQFERGDADDVLLYNERGEVTETTIYNVAAFLDGKWWTPPLASGLLPGTMRAELAYPERVILMRELTSSTPLRVFNSLRREHPARLLD; encoded by the coding sequence GTGCGGGCGTGGCTCCGAAACGACTTGGAAGGCGGCTGGCTGGACTTCTCGCGAGGTTCGGTTTTGGTCGCGCATTCCCTCGGCGAAGTCATGCCCCTTCTGGAGCAGGTCGAGGTGCACGTCGCGGAGGGCGGATTCGCCGCCGGATTCCTCAGTTACGAGGCCGCGCCGGCATTTGATAAGTCGCTGGTGGCTCGACGAGGAACGGGGCCTTTGGCTTGGTTTGTGTTGGTCACCGAACCCACCCGGTTTGTGCCGCCGATTCTGGCGAGCACACCGCTCGATTTGGCGGCAACTTGGTCGTCCTCGGAGTACGAAGCGCGGTACCAGGCTGTGCAAAACCACCTCGCCCACGGCGATTGTTATCAGATCAACCTCACCTTTTCGCTAACCGGACAAGGTGACGGACGCGGATTCTGGCCGAGTTGCCGCGACGCTCGGTTTGGCGCGTGGCTGGAGGATGGCGATTGGCGCATCCTCAGCGCGAGCCCCGAATGCTTTTTGGAATGGCGGGAGGACGTGATTTGGTCCGAGCCGATGAAGGGCACCCGCCCCGCCGGCAGCCCCGATTCGCTGGCCGACAGCGAGAAGGACCGTGCCGAAAACCTGATGATCGTGGACATGATCCGCAACGATTTGGGGCGGATTGCGCGGCGCGGATCAGTGCGAGTACCCGAGCTTTTCCGCGTGGAGGACCACCCCACCGTGCGGCAGATGACGTCACGCGTAGTCGCCGAAACCGATGCCCCGCTCAGCGAGCGCCTGGCCTCGCTCTTCCCTTGCGCCAGCATCACCGGCGCGCCGAAGGTCAAGGCGACCGAGATCATCGCCAACCTGGAAACGACTCCGCGCGGCGTTTACACTGGCGCGATCGGCTGGGTCGGGCCAGGCGTCGGCCAGTTTTCCGTGGCGATCCGCACCTTGGTTCAGCGGGGCGATCAAATCACCTATGGCATCGGCAGCGGCGTCGTGAGCGACAGCACCGCCGAGGCCGAGTACGCCGAGTGTCGGCTCAAGGCCGAGATTCTGCGGCGAAACGTGCCATATCCCGGCAAACTGCTGGAAACCATGCGCCTGGCCGATGGCCTCATCCCGCGACTGGATGCGCATTTGGCGCGTCTGGCCGCGAGCCACTTTGCGCTGTTTGGCCAAGAACTCTCCACCGAAGAACTCCGCCAAGAGCTGGAGCAGCAAACCGGCAGCGGGCGGTTGCGACTCACCCTCGCGCCCGGCGAAGAGCCACAACTCGAGCTCAGCACCTTACCCACCAATCGCGGGGAGATCAAGTTGCAACGGGCCAGCCACCCCATTTACTCGGAGGATCTCGCGGTGCAACACAAAACCACAAACCGGGCGGTGTACGAGCAGTTTGAGCGGGGCGATGCCGATGACGTTCTGCTTTACAACGAGCGCGGCGAGGTCACCGAAACGACCATCTACAACGTCGCCGCGTTCCTCGATGGCAAGTGGTGGACGCCGCCCTTGGCTTCGGGACTTTTGCCCGGGACCATGCGCGCCGAACTCGCGTACCCCGAGCGGGTCATTTTGATGCGAGAACTCACCTCGTCCACGCCGCTGCGCGTCTTCAACTCGCTGAGGCGGGAACACCCTGCCCGACTGCTCGACTAA
- the murG gene encoding undecaprenyldiphospho-muramoylpentapeptide beta-N-acetylglucosaminyltransferase yields the protein MRAIVTGGGTGGHIYPALEIAAGLQSEGLEVAYFGSFRGQEGRACQRIALPFQAFPSEPLYSLKTPRGWRAAFHLAKAVRLAKTAMREFGPKLVVSTGGYSSAPVLYAARSLGIPYVIHEQNVVPGRTNRLLSPQSFAVCTTFRRGAEHFPQAQVIRTGIPVRKSFRGQPNLNFEHPVSNDRPVILAMGGSQGASAINEAVLATVVRMARYHTQWIHLSGPDHFDAIQKTAGKLGVGDDYKVRAYLSEDEMATAVFASSLALCRSGAGTLAELAAYRKPSILVPLPNSFANHQMLNAQEFAEMGAATIIPQHELQPSTVESRILQWDEPEMREQAAAALAEWDNPNALADILQICRDAMK from the coding sequence ATGCGAGCAATCGTAACCGGCGGGGGAACCGGCGGGCACATCTACCCGGCGCTTGAGATCGCGGCCGGACTCCAATCGGAAGGACTCGAAGTTGCGTACTTCGGGTCCTTTCGGGGCCAAGAGGGCCGCGCGTGCCAACGCATCGCGCTCCCCTTCCAAGCCTTTCCAAGCGAGCCGCTTTACAGCCTCAAAACTCCGCGCGGATGGCGCGCTGCTTTCCACCTAGCTAAAGCCGTCCGTCTGGCCAAAACGGCCATGCGCGAGTTCGGACCGAAACTCGTGGTCTCGACCGGCGGCTATTCCAGCGCGCCCGTGCTCTACGCGGCGCGGTCACTGGGCATTCCGTACGTGATTCATGAGCAGAATGTGGTGCCCGGGCGCACCAATCGCCTGCTCAGCCCGCAGTCGTTTGCGGTGTGCACGACGTTCCGGCGCGGCGCTGAACATTTTCCGCAGGCTCAGGTTATTCGTACCGGAATCCCCGTTCGCAAGAGTTTTCGCGGCCAGCCGAATCTCAACTTTGAGCATCCCGTGAGCAACGACCGACCCGTTATTCTGGCGATGGGCGGCAGCCAGGGCGCGAGTGCCATCAACGAGGCGGTGCTGGCCACCGTCGTGCGCATGGCTCGGTATCACACGCAGTGGATTCACCTGAGTGGCCCCGACCACTTCGACGCGATCCAGAAAACGGCCGGCAAACTCGGCGTCGGCGACGACTATAAGGTGCGCGCTTACCTGAGCGAAGACGAAATGGCGACGGCGGTGTTTGCCAGTTCGCTGGCGCTATGCCGAAGCGGGGCGGGAACCCTCGCCGAACTCGCGGCTTACCGCAAGCCGAGCATTTTGGTGCCGCTCCCCAACTCGTTTGCGAATCACCAAATGCTCAACGCGCAAGAATTCGCCGAGATGGGCGCGGCCACCATCATTCCCCAGCACGAGCTCCAGCCGAGCACGGTCGAGTCGCGGATTTTGCAGTGGGACGAACCCGAAATGCGAGAGCAAGCCGCGGCGGCGCTCGCCGAATGGGACAATCCGAACGCGCTCGCGGACATTCTGCAAATCTGCCGCGACGCCATGAAGTAG
- a CDS encoding FtsW/RodA/SpoVE family cell cycle protein, translated as MVRTPRLKFRVGDPQALFLAALCTVIGIFLIYTAGFARALDRDGIMPREVLVQIGATVLMVFVAAACSRLDIEWWRKRAGQFFAGAFVLLVLVMAPVIGYTQNGATRWIKLGPINLQPSEIAKVAVVLFLAATFCYRKPMAKPLKSNASTSRKLDWLWQNRGVRALPLLMVLAVALKIELEPDLGTAAVIMAIAAGMLFVGGVSKKSLAILTLVGTIGLVGLVKSQAYRMERILNHGNRWEQKHIDDIGFQTTRAEAAMAGGGVVGAGPGAGWAKHFLPAATTDYIMATIGEEFGLIGSLFVIGLLGLLVFRFASEGHRLLSKADKLLSSGSDPTEVRRLRFAGLVLLGLAFWIGIQTAVNVMMANGTLPSIGIPLPFFSSGGSSLIALWIAVGLGQSAAAVEHATQPQEAYASNRNRRGNRRAHLPGA; from the coding sequence ATGGTTAGAACACCGCGATTAAAGTTTCGGGTCGGTGACCCGCAGGCTCTGTTTTTGGCCGCGCTATGCACGGTCATCGGCATCTTCCTGATCTATACCGCCGGGTTTGCGCGGGCGCTCGATCGCGACGGCATTATGCCGCGCGAAGTGCTCGTGCAAATCGGCGCGACCGTGCTAATGGTGTTTGTGGCCGCCGCTTGTAGCCGCCTCGACATCGAGTGGTGGCGCAAGCGAGCCGGGCAGTTTTTTGCCGGTGCGTTTGTTCTGCTGGTTCTTGTGATGGCGCCAGTCATTGGCTACACGCAAAACGGCGCGACCCGCTGGATTAAGCTCGGGCCGATCAACTTGCAGCCTTCGGAGATCGCCAAGGTCGCCGTGGTGCTGTTCCTGGCGGCCACCTTCTGCTACCGCAAGCCGATGGCAAAGCCGCTCAAGAGCAACGCTAGCACCAGCCGCAAACTCGACTGGCTTTGGCAGAACCGGGGCGTTCGCGCCTTGCCGCTGCTCATGGTGCTTGCGGTGGCCCTGAAAATTGAATTGGAGCCCGACCTCGGCACCGCGGCCGTGATCATGGCGATCGCCGCCGGCATGCTTTTTGTGGGTGGCGTGAGCAAGAAGTCGCTCGCGATTCTCACCCTCGTCGGCACGATTGGTCTGGTGGGTTTGGTCAAGAGTCAGGCGTATCGCATGGAGCGAATTCTCAACCACGGCAACCGCTGGGAGCAAAAGCACATTGACGACATCGGCTTCCAGACCACGCGTGCCGAAGCCGCGATGGCCGGTGGCGGAGTCGTGGGAGCCGGTCCCGGCGCGGGTTGGGCCAAGCACTTCCTGCCTGCCGCCACGACGGACTACATCATGGCGACGATCGGCGAAGAATTCGGCCTCATCGGATCGCTCTTTGTGATCGGTTTGCTCGGCTTGCTGGTCTTCCGATTCGCCAGCGAAGGCCATCGCCTGCTGAGCAAGGCCGACAAACTGCTGAGCTCGGGCAGCGATCCCACCGAGGTGCGCCGCCTGCGATTTGCGGGGCTGGTGCTGCTGGGACTCGCCTTTTGGATCGGGATCCAAACCGCCGTCAACGTCATGATGGCGAACGGCACTCTGCCGAGCATCGGGATTCCGCTTCCGTTCTTTAGCTCGGGCGGATCCAGCCTCATTGCTTTGTGGATCGCCGTCGGTCTGGGTCAATCCGCCGCCGCCGTCGAACACGCGACCCAACCACAGGAGGCCTATGCGAGCAATCGTAACCGGCGGGGGAACCGGCGGGCACATCTACCCGGCGCTTGA
- the murD gene encoding UDP-N-acetylmuramoyl-L-alanine--D-glutamate ligase encodes MKDLRIAVAGMGRSGLAIARAARAHGAVPVVYDEQSADTPERLDLVDQLQGEGIDCVCGWHGRFDAGEHDILVASPGFRRAHPAIVDAQRLGMEVISEIEFAYRIAKGPILAITGTNGKSTSTVMTWLVLRALGHDPILCGNISGSGYTELTLTEAALAGSAGQPLVAEISSFQLEWVSQFRPRVATITNITPDHLDRHPTFKDYFATKMRLFDAMGEGDTMVIRSDEPSLPMSVFGNDKAARLLYGPGHEISFDADGLTIKGHRVAASTLPFDEPYNLANAAMALAIAEAYAPGSDVPTAVRGLQEFSRLTYRMQPLGERDGVLVINNSMCTNPMAVVNSSRGLNRPQILLIGGVTKNLDFHPVGEYVRESGHRAILFGPNPDPLRAMIGGDLPWFESMTEAFRFAVTSASAGDAIVLAPGCASAYPYANFRERGDAFTEVAKEWLEHRD; translated from the coding sequence ATGAAAGACCTTCGTATTGCAGTGGCTGGCATGGGCCGATCGGGGCTTGCGATTGCGCGAGCGGCCCGCGCTCATGGCGCGGTGCCAGTTGTGTACGACGAGCAGTCGGCGGACACGCCGGAACGCCTAGATTTGGTCGACCAATTGCAAGGAGAAGGCATTGACTGCGTGTGCGGATGGCACGGCCGATTCGACGCCGGCGAGCACGACATTTTGGTCGCCTCACCGGGCTTCCGCCGCGCCCACCCGGCGATCGTTGATGCCCAACGGCTCGGCATGGAAGTGATTAGCGAGATCGAGTTTGCTTACCGCATCGCCAAGGGGCCGATCCTCGCGATTACCGGAACCAACGGCAAGAGCACCTCGACCGTGATGACCTGGCTGGTGCTTCGCGCTCTCGGCCACGACCCCATTTTGTGCGGAAATATCAGCGGCTCGGGCTATACCGAGCTGACGTTGACCGAGGCCGCCTTGGCCGGATCAGCGGGTCAACCACTGGTCGCCGAGATCAGCAGTTTTCAGTTGGAATGGGTGAGCCAATTCCGGCCACGCGTGGCGACCATCACCAATATCACACCCGACCACCTCGATCGGCACCCGACTTTTAAGGACTACTTCGCGACTAAGATGCGCCTCTTCGACGCCATGGGCGAGGGCGACACGATGGTAATTCGCAGCGACGAGCCGAGTCTGCCTATGTCGGTCTTCGGCAACGACAAGGCGGCTCGTCTGCTCTACGGCCCGGGTCACGAGATCAGCTTCGACGCCGATGGGCTGACCATCAAGGGGCACCGCGTGGCGGCAAGCACGCTGCCGTTTGATGAGCCGTACAACCTCGCCAACGCGGCGATGGCGCTGGCGATCGCCGAAGCCTACGCGCCCGGCTCCGACGTACCCACCGCCGTGCGCGGCTTGCAAGAATTCTCGCGCTTGACCTACCGCATGCAGCCCCTGGGCGAGCGCGATGGCGTGCTCGTCATCAACAACTCGATGTGCACCAACCCGATGGCGGTGGTGAACTCCTCGCGCGGGCTCAACCGACCGCAAATTCTGCTGATCGGCGGGGTCACCAAGAATCTCGATTTTCACCCTGTGGGCGAATACGTCCGCGAGTCGGGTCACCGAGCAATTCTGTTCGGGCCGAACCCCGACCCTCTCCGCGCCATGATCGGCGGAGACCTGCCTTGGTTTGAGTCCATGACTGAGGCCTTTCGTTTTGCCGTCACGTCTGCTTCTGCAGGTGACGCAATTGTCCTCGCACCAGGATGTGCGAGCGCGTACCCTTACGCCAACTTTCGAGAGCGTGGGGACGCATTTACTGAGGTAGCCAAGGAATGGTTAGAACACCGCGATTAA
- a CDS encoding UDP-N-acetylmuramoyl-tripeptide--D-alanyl-D-alanine ligase has translation MDDFARRAGATCAGVPGDATFTGFSLDSRSVAPGSLFLCIRGERVDGHDFGPQAIASGATALLTERELPGLPCIVAPSLVEALANFAKSVRAEFGGPVIGITGSNGKTSSKEFVAAALSPLGPVLKNEGNRNTEYTAPLIWAELENHQAVVSEMAMRGFGQIDHLASIAKPTISIITMIGTAHAEMVGSRAGIARAKGEILPHTSDLAIFWREDDFYGDLVAMAKTPVRTFGFSAEADCQILGYQALDWQTSRILVQLGTDRFEFEIPTVGRHQALNAAAALLAAQACGVDPLTACAAMRHVRLPEMRMEPKQIDGVMFLMDNYNASPDSTVAAIRTMNELPAQGRHVAVLGEMRELGNFAESGHRLVGKALVGSRFDQVILFGDSANWIEDEAVNLGFPAELITRAVDLNEIRERLLLLSEGDVVLIKGSRALGLEEALPGASTK, from the coding sequence GTGGACGATTTCGCCCGCCGCGCGGGTGCCACTTGCGCCGGAGTGCCGGGCGATGCCACCTTCACCGGGTTCAGTTTGGATAGCCGCAGCGTCGCGCCGGGGAGTCTGTTCCTGTGCATTCGCGGCGAGCGCGTGGATGGCCACGATTTTGGCCCGCAAGCGATCGCGTCGGGGGCCACCGCGCTGCTCACCGAACGCGAACTTCCTGGTTTGCCGTGCATCGTCGCGCCAAGCCTGGTGGAGGCCCTGGCCAACTTCGCCAAGTCCGTTCGAGCCGAGTTCGGCGGCCCGGTCATCGGCATCACGGGTAGCAATGGCAAGACCTCCAGCAAGGAGTTTGTGGCGGCCGCGCTGAGTCCGCTCGGGCCCGTCCTCAAAAACGAGGGCAACCGCAACACGGAATACACCGCGCCGCTGATTTGGGCCGAACTCGAGAACCACCAAGCCGTGGTGAGCGAGATGGCCATGCGCGGATTCGGGCAGATTGACCATCTGGCGAGCATCGCCAAGCCGACGATCTCGATCATCACGATGATCGGCACGGCGCACGCCGAAATGGTCGGCTCGCGCGCCGGGATCGCGCGGGCCAAGGGGGAGATTCTGCCCCATACCAGTGATCTCGCGATTTTCTGGCGCGAAGATGACTTCTACGGCGACCTCGTCGCGATGGCGAAAACCCCGGTTCGGACGTTCGGTTTTTCCGCCGAGGCCGATTGCCAGATTCTCGGCTATCAGGCGCTGGATTGGCAGACGAGCCGCATCCTCGTGCAACTCGGCACCGACCGATTTGAGTTCGAAATCCCCACCGTGGGCCGGCACCAAGCGTTGAACGCCGCGGCCGCCCTGCTCGCCGCTCAAGCATGCGGTGTAGACCCTCTCACGGCCTGCGCCGCGATGCGCCATGTCCGACTCCCCGAAATGCGAATGGAACCCAAACAAATTGACGGCGTGATGTTCTTGATGGACAACTACAACGCCAGCCCCGACTCGACCGTGGCCGCGATCCGCACCATGAACGAGCTTCCAGCCCAAGGTCGGCACGTGGCCGTGCTCGGCGAAATGCGCGAGCTCGGCAACTTCGCCGAATCGGGTCACCGGCTCGTGGGCAAGGCGCTGGTCGGCAGCCGCTTCGATCAGGTGATTCTGTTCGGCGATTCCGCAAACTGGATCGAAGATGAAGCCGTGAACCTCGGCTTTCCCGCCGAGCTGATCACCCGCGCCGTGGACCTAAACGAGATTCGCGAACGCCTTTTGCTTTTGAGCGAGGGCGACGTGGTGCTGATCAAGGGCAGCCGCGCGCTGGGGCTGGAAGAAGCCTTGCCGGGAGCCTCGACCAAATGA
- a CDS encoding UDP-N-acetylmuramoyl-L-alanyl-D-glutamate--2,6-diaminopimelate ligase, with amino-acid sequence MQLPDLTATTCRPVSPVPDVAVSGICADSRRVQPGDLFVAMPSDRAGEFIAEALRRGAAAAVCNDPALADSGPIFALSPDGFVGQISLLARAVLGDPSAKMRVIGITGTNGKTTCAYLLQQCLTSLGENCAYLGTLGLKIGNKIRELANTTPFPVELWSLLADAQAAGCTHLAMEVSSHALDQERLLGMRFEVGAFTNLSQDHLDYHATLEEYAAAKRRLFTEVGPASNPAFESVLNVDDPVGANWANTLPRVHRVSPRESNPLVVNEVRASSISGSLQGHAFAAPVGGTFNVENLQMVAGILLALGYKSSAVADALSQVRAVPGRFEAVPADGGPEVIVDYAHTPDALEKVLRSARALNPKGVAVVFGCGGDRDRTKRPLMAAVASEWADRVVLTSDNPRTEDPNTILREIAEGIEPGTDAIELIDRPAAIRHAVTAAQVGEIVVIAGKGHEKTQTILNEKIPMDDVELAREALSQWRPQ; translated from the coding sequence ATGCAATTGCCCGACCTCACTGCGACAACCTGCCGCCCGGTATCCCCGGTGCCGGATGTCGCAGTCTCGGGCATTTGTGCGGATTCGCGCCGGGTGCAGCCCGGCGACCTCTTTGTCGCCATGCCCAGCGATCGGGCGGGCGAGTTCATCGCCGAAGCGTTGCGCCGAGGCGCGGCAGCGGCGGTGTGTAACGACCCCGCTCTGGCCGACTCTGGGCCGATCTTTGCGCTGTCACCCGATGGGTTTGTGGGGCAAATTTCTTTGCTCGCGCGAGCAGTCCTCGGCGATCCCTCGGCCAAGATGCGGGTGATCGGCATCACCGGCACCAACGGCAAAACGACTTGCGCTTACCTACTCCAGCAATGCCTAACTTCGTTGGGTGAAAACTGTGCCTATTTGGGCACACTCGGATTGAAGATCGGCAACAAGATTCGCGAACTCGCGAACACGACGCCGTTCCCCGTCGAGTTGTGGTCGCTGCTGGCCGATGCGCAAGCCGCCGGATGCACGCATCTGGCGATGGAGGTGAGCAGCCACGCGCTCGACCAAGAGCGACTTCTCGGCATGCGGTTTGAGGTTGGCGCGTTCACCAATCTTTCGCAGGATCATCTGGATTACCACGCCACGCTTGAGGAGTACGCCGCGGCCAAACGCAGGCTGTTCACCGAGGTCGGCCCTGCGAGCAACCCGGCGTTCGAATCCGTCCTCAATGTGGATGACCCGGTCGGCGCGAATTGGGCCAACACACTTCCCCGCGTCCATCGCGTGAGCCCCCGCGAGTCGAACCCGCTGGTCGTCAACGAGGTCCGCGCGAGCTCGATTTCGGGTTCGCTTCAGGGGCACGCGTTTGCCGCGCCGGTGGGCGGCACCTTCAATGTCGAAAACCTCCAGATGGTCGCCGGGATTCTGCTTGCTTTGGGCTACAAATCATCGGCGGTCGCCGACGCGCTCAGCCAGGTGCGAGCCGTGCCCGGACGCTTTGAAGCGGTGCCCGCCGATGGCGGACCGGAAGTGATTGTGGATTACGCGCACACACCCGACGCGCTCGAAAAAGTGCTGCGCTCTGCCCGCGCCCTCAATCCCAAGGGTGTCGCCGTGGTGTTCGGCTGCGGTGGCGATCGCGACCGCACGAAGCGGCCGCTGATGGCGGCTGTCGCCAGCGAGTGGGCGGACCGGGTCGTGCTGACCAGCGACAACCCGCGCACCGAAGACCCGAACACGATTCTGCGCGAGATCGCCGAGGGCATTGAGCCCGGCACCGACGCGATTGAACTGATTGACCGCCCCGCCGCCATTCGTCACGCGGTCACCGCCGCGCAGGTCGGCGAAATCGTGGTGATTGCCGGCAAAGGGCACGAGAAAACGCAAACGATTTTGAACGAGAAGATTCCGATGGACGACGTGGAACTGGCCCGCGAGGCCCTGAGCCAGTGGAGGCCCCAGTGA
- a CDS encoding penicillin-binding protein 2, with the protein MKRRQENSRSKWATLAMCGLFGIAGLSQVNVQLVSSGKIQKLANDAGRYKQSKTLAAQRGTIMSADGRVLARTETAYEFGVNFADIPKSRALFADLGAAAGISPAELETAASERKSVYYSRLLTSTQGEAVERIKEAYRANGISTKRVSRREYPLGNDTSGILGLVRAPLDPKTELPILDEHNKPLPEKGSGGLEQGQEKLLRGVDGLREGMRDVDGNFLPLRSKQSIDRKQGAEMVLTIDSQLQQVAAQFVEKAVVEHKATSGVALVMDISNGDLMACAQFPAFDPEVNKNARDYNPAYMATYEPGSTFKILTLAEALQNGSAQVGETIPSSGSLTYKGITVSDSHAVSGQVSQERAIAESSNVLAATWAIRMGREKIRGFIDRSGLTSKVNIGVVSEAHGAYDASDDSIAQTMVMGFGQGFKSTPIAFLSAFSAIGNHGMQVHPRLIKSVDGVEQPNRAPKQLFNAATSDYVLTLMEAVFHKGGTGKHLIIPGYRLAGKTGTAEKKGTKNGGYVSNFVGFVPATNPRAVVLVMIDDPRAGSYYGGSVAGPVFREIARSLIQKYRIKPQTAADIAEAREMDSKSDTQASFALTQMAMDSVVAMWNGQTLPADTMKPSK; encoded by the coding sequence ATGAAGCGCCGTCAGGAAAACTCGCGCAGCAAGTGGGCCACGCTCGCCATGTGCGGCCTGTTTGGGATCGCCGGGCTGAGCCAGGTGAACGTGCAACTCGTTTCCTCCGGCAAGATTCAGAAACTCGCGAATGACGCGGGGCGATATAAGCAGAGCAAGACGCTCGCCGCCCAGCGCGGCACCATCATGAGCGCCGACGGACGTGTGCTGGCCCGCACCGAAACGGCTTACGAATTCGGCGTGAACTTCGCCGACATCCCCAAATCACGAGCGCTCTTTGCCGACCTTGGCGCGGCCGCGGGCATCAGCCCGGCCGAGTTGGAAACCGCCGCTTCCGAGCGCAAGTCGGTGTACTACTCGCGGCTGCTCACGAGCACGCAAGGCGAGGCTGTCGAGCGCATCAAGGAAGCGTATCGCGCCAACGGTATTTCGACCAAGCGTGTGTCCCGCCGCGAGTACCCCCTCGGCAATGACACGTCGGGCATTCTGGGCCTGGTCCGGGCTCCACTCGACCCGAAAACTGAGTTGCCGATTCTCGATGAGCACAACAAGCCGCTGCCCGAAAAGGGTTCAGGCGGTTTGGAGCAGGGTCAAGAAAAGCTACTCCGCGGCGTGGACGGCCTGCGCGAAGGCATGCGCGACGTGGACGGCAACTTTTTGCCGCTGCGCAGCAAGCAGTCAATTGACCGTAAGCAAGGTGCCGAAATGGTGCTGACCATTGACTCCCAGCTTCAGCAAGTCGCGGCTCAGTTTGTCGAGAAAGCGGTGGTTGAGCACAAGGCAACCTCGGGCGTGGCGCTGGTTATGGATATCAGCAATGGCGACCTGATGGCATGCGCTCAGTTCCCCGCGTTCGATCCTGAGGTCAACAAGAATGCGCGCGACTACAATCCTGCGTACATGGCGACCTACGAGCCGGGTTCGACCTTCAAGATTCTGACGCTGGCCGAGGCGCTCCAAAATGGGAGCGCGCAGGTTGGCGAAACCATCCCGAGCTCGGGTTCGCTCACGTACAAGGGCATCACGGTTTCCGACTCGCACGCGGTGAGCGGACAGGTTTCGCAGGAGCGGGCGATCGCCGAAAGCTCCAACGTGCTCGCCGCGACCTGGGCGATTCGCATGGGCCGCGAGAAAATTCGCGGATTCATCGATCGCTCTGGACTGACCAGCAAGGTCAACATCGGTGTGGTGAGTGAGGCCCACGGGGCTTACGACGCCTCGGATGATTCGATCGCGCAGACCATGGTCATGGGCTTCGGCCAAGGCTTTAAGTCCACTCCAATCGCGTTTCTTTCTGCGTTCAGCGCCATCGGCAATCACGGCATGCAAGTGCATCCGCGGCTGATCAAGTCGGTGGACGGCGTGGAGCAGCCGAACCGCGCGCCGAAGCAGCTCTTCAACGCGGCCACTTCCGACTACGTGTTGACGCTGATGGAAGCCGTCTTCCACAAAGGTGGAACCGGCAAGCACCTGATCATTCCGGGATATCGCCTCGCGGGCAAGACCGGTACCGCCGAAAAGAAGGGCACCAAGAACGGTGGTTACGTCTCGAACTTCGTCGGCTTCGTGCCGGCGACGAATCCCCGCGCCGTGGTCTTGGTCATGATCGACGATCCTCGAGCGGGTAGCTACTATGGCGGCTCGGTGGCCGGTCCGGTGTTCCGCGAGATCGCGCGGAGCCTGATTCAGAAGTACCGCATTAAGCCGCAGACCGCGGCGGACATCGCCGAGGCGCGCGAGATGGATAGCAAGTCCGACACGCAAGCAAGTTTCGCCCTTACTCAAATGGCGATGGATTCGGTCGTGGCCATGTGGAATGGCCAAACCCTGCCCGCAGATACAATGAAGCCAAGCAAGTAA